In the genome of Deltaproteobacteria bacterium, the window GTGTGGAAGGAGAAGGAGCGATCGCCGCAGCCGGATTGAAATACAGGATGGAGGGAGAGATGACGACAAGAACGATCCATTCGATCCATCAGATCTTTAATGATGTATCCATAAGGGACGCCTTTTTTAAATTTCGCTATGGCCTTGTCTTTTGTGCCTTTCTTTTCCTCGTCTCACAAGTTCGGAGTTCCTGGTTCCTCCCGGGTTTCCTCGTCGCCTTTTGCGGTGAACTGATCCAGATCTGGTGCTTCGCCGTCCTGGAAAAAAATACCAGGCTCACCACGAAAGGGCCTTACATGTTCGTAAGGAATCCCATGTATATCGGTAGGTTCTTCCTGGTCTTGGGATGTCTTCTCTTAACCGGCCACGTCCGGGGGGTACCCATACTTATCCCGCTTTATTACTTCTATGCCGTGAATCGCACGAAACGTGAAGAGACGCGGTTACTGGCCCTTCACGGTGAGACCTACCTGCGTTATTGCAGGAAGGTGAACCGCTTTCTCCCGGGCCTGAAGGGCTTCGAAAAGGATTCCCTGTTCCATTTCAAATGGGACCTGCTAATGGTAAATCACGGACTCCATAATTTGTCGGCCATGCTGACCTGTTTTTTCGTCCTCTACCTTGCCGCGCAAAGATAAGATGGTTCTTTTGAATTTGGAATAGCCTCCGGAGGCCTAACCTTTTCGCTCAACTGTGGACAGCCATCCCCCCTTTCAGTTAAAATCACCTTGACTTTTCCAGGGTTCTCCGGTTAATAAGACACCCCGGCAATGAAGTCTGCCGTTAACCGCCCTCCTCCCTGGAAGGCTGATGACTTCTACCTCGGTCTTTAAAGCCTTTGCAAAATGCCCGTTGCGCGTTTTCAAGGGCCTACTTTCAGGGGTAGGGGTCCCCCTGGGTACCTGCCCCACCTGATCGAGTCAGGTGGGTTTTTCATTTTAGGCCCTGCAAGGATCATCCCCTGGCAGGGCGTTTTTTTTGGAGACAATCAATGGCCGTAAGCATTTCGATCATTATTCTTTTTGGTTTGGGCGCGGATTATCTGTTCAGGCGAATGAAGCTCCCCGGCCTCGTTGGGATGCTGATTGCGGGTATCCTGGCAGGGCCCTATGTCCTGAACCTTTTGGCCCCCGAGATGATGAAGGTTTCCGGGGACTTCCGGAAAATCGCCCTCATCGTTATCCTCCTCAGGGCCGGGTTCGAACTTCACCGCGACACCCTGAATCGGGTAGGCCGGGCCGCACTCACCATGAGCGCGGTTCCTGCCCTGTTTGAGATCGCGGGGGTCATCCTGGTAGCCCCACCCTTGCTTCACATCAGCCTCCTGGAGGCGGCGATCCTGGGATCGATCCTCGGGGCCGTCTCTCCCGCCGTGGTCGTACCCCTCATGATCGACTTCATGGATCGGGGGCGTGGTGCCAAAAAAGGCATTCCCACCCTCATCCTTGGAGCCTCTTCTGTGGACGATGTTTTCGTGATTGTGCTCTTTACAGTGTTCATGGGCATGTACGGAGGAGGGGAGGTAAATGTCTGGGCAAAGCTTGCAGAGATTCCAGTAAGCATCGTGCTCGGGATCCTTGTGGGCCTGGTGCCCGGTTATCTCCTTTACTACCTTTTCAGGAAGTACGACTGGCGGCCTCCCAAGCGGACCATTGTGGTCATGGGAGTCGCCATCCTCCTTACGTGGATAGAGAGTGCCGTAGAGAGGTGGGTCCCGATAGCCAGTCTTTTGGGGGTCATGGCTATAGGTTTCGTGATCCTTGAAAAATCCGAACCCATCGCCCACATCATCTCCCAGAAGCTTAAAAAACTCTGGATGTTCGCTGAGTTGCTACTCTTCGTCCTGGTAGGGGCCCAGGTGAACATCCACGTGGCCTGGAAGGCGGGCCTGGCGGGCATCCTGGTCATTTTCGTGGGGCTTATGTTTCGGAGCGTGGGGACCTGGATCTCTCTTGCCGGCACTCCCCTGAGCATCAAGGAAAAGTTGTTCTGTGTCGTAGCATATATTCCCAAGGCGACTGTACAGGCGGCAATCGGCGCCGTCCCCCTCGCAGCGGGGGTGGCCGCGGGAGAGGTGATCCTGGCCGTGGCCGTGCTCTCCATCCTCCTTACCGCTCCGATAGGAGCAATCGGAATCATGGTGCTGGGAGAGAGGGTCCTCGACCGGGGAGAGAGGTCTTCCTACCGGTTCAAGGAGCTCCGGGAGAAGATGGGGCTTCCCCGGGTGGGGGAGCGCGTGAGGAGCAAGAAATACGGTACGGTCTGGAAGGTGATCGAGGAAAAGGAGAGCTGGATCGAGGGCCCGGAAGACACACCCAGTTCCGGAACGATCCCCTCACAGATCCCTGCCATTTCCCTGCG includes:
- a CDS encoding isoprenylcysteine carboxylmethyltransferase family protein, with the translated sequence MTTRTIHSIHQIFNDVSIRDAFFKFRYGLVFCAFLFLVSQVRSSWFLPGFLVAFCGELIQIWCFAVLEKNTRLTTKGPYMFVRNPMYIGRFFLVLGCLLLTGHVRGVPILIPLYYFYAVNRTKREETRLLALHGETYLRYCRKVNRFLPGLKGFEKDSLFHFKWDLLMVNHGLHNLSAMLTCFFVLYLAAQR
- a CDS encoding sodium:proton antiporter gives rise to the protein MAVSISIIILFGLGADYLFRRMKLPGLVGMLIAGILAGPYVLNLLAPEMMKVSGDFRKIALIVILLRAGFELHRDTLNRVGRAALTMSAVPALFEIAGVILVAPPLLHISLLEAAILGSILGAVSPAVVVPLMIDFMDRGRGAKKGIPTLILGASSVDDVFVIVLFTVFMGMYGGGEVNVWAKLAEIPVSIVLGILVGLVPGYLLYYLFRKYDWRPPKRTIVVMGVAILLTWIESAVERWVPIASLLGVMAIGFVILEKSEPIAHIISQKLKKLWMFAELLLFVLVGAQVNIHVAWKAGLAGILVIFVGLMFRSVGTWISLAGTPLSIKEKLFCVVAYIPKATVQAAIGAVPLAAGVAAGEVILAVAVLSILLTAPIGAIGIMVLGERVLDRGERSSYRFKELREKMGLPRVGERVRSKKYGTVWKVIEEKESWIEGPEDTPSSGTIPSQIPAISLRYWKEGSGDGPGTGKTMIYRYSQVDPSFGDHWEIIYDW